The stretch of DNA CTGGCGCGGTGCTATTAAATGCAGACACGAGCGAGCGCGGCCCGGAAATTGCCTAATTTCCTGAGTGCGCGCGCCGATCCGTCAACCTGACGTGACGGTGAGACGGGTGGTTGCACGGAATACCGTGACTTTTAATGTCAGGCGACTGTCGAAAGAAAAACCCGGTTATATCTCGTGCCCTGTACAAGGCCTGGACCGGGCCGGCGGATATACacgtcgctctctcgctcgagTGGATTTCCGCTCAAGCCGAGCGCCACGACAGGAGAGACTCCGagcgcgttcgcgcgcgccTCGCGGGACGCGATCGAAATTGCCCCGGCTTCTGTTCGAGTCTACATCGGAAACGGATATGCGCTTCTCGTTAGATTAATCGCGATCTCACGAATGCTCTCGGCATCGACTTCTGGTGGCGGCACGCACGGCCGTGCGGCGGCGGTCGTCGCGAGTGCGCACGGCTCTTCAGCTTGATGAATCGGACCGACGGCAGTTTAGTAGTTGATTAGTAGCAGCTGATTGCGGCGACGGTTGATTAGCTTATGACTATCACTCACGTGGTTCATGCTTGAGACGCATTTATTTagattatcatttattatacttGAAATTGCATTTCAATTTTGGATACATATGTATAGATTATGTTTATTATCGTAttacgcaattaaataataatatctgtaatataagttgtttttttttttttttttatcgacgatAAGAAGATAGCGAGGGTTAACAATAATTGTTACCCTTTTCGTTTAACAAGCTCGTTTTATATCACCACTTGTCAGCCGGAACAGTTTTTCAACGAGTATTGAAATACAAACCGCGTCAGTGTCTATTGATCCGCATAAATCATTTCGTTACGTAGGTATACGGTTACATTATTGTTGCCACGTCCCGTTGAAGTCGGACAAATTTTTGGATATTTCGCAATAATGTATTTCCCCGGCGCGAGTTAACGACCGTTAATTGAAACGTTCACTTACCGCAAAATCTGATACATAATCGACGAAATGTAATACAATGGGTAATACAAGGAGTAATTAGTGCTTGCAGAATGACAGATATTTCGACTATCGGATCGTGGAATACTCTGAGCCAGCGGGCAGCGATATTTGTCGACCGCGTCGAGAATTCCTACGGTGGAATGTACCGAATGGATGCAATAAGCCTTCAGAGCAGAGCGGCTATCGGAGAGAAAGATTGGCCGTCCGACGCGGGTCGCCGGTGATAGAGAGACTAATCCGCGAGCTTAGCGCATCGCAGCGGGAAGAGGGTGACAGTAGATAAGAGAAAATCCACAATTAAGAGATCCGTCAATCGCTCGTGACACGTACTCCGCCGTATTTTCCAATCTTCGTTGCGTGACGTATACGGGACGTCTCGGGATTTACTTCTAACGAGGGACATTAAAGCGTTGGGATTAAGAAGACACTCGTTTCTACATTTGAACATTGGTTCTTTTCGAGCGCTCAGTCGTTAGAACGCGGTTGAGAGACCTGTTTCTGGATAAAAATTGAGTTGACGATTCAGTTATATTCGTTGGAAATCGATTAGTACTCTGCCTCTTAATTTGTAATCGCGCTATCATTCTGCACGTTGCGTAACGCACTTGGCCGGGGTCAGCGAGAGTGATTCCCGCGTTAGCGCACGCGGCTAGTCGATGGCGATCTCCCCGCGTTAGCCGTCCGATGTCGTATCTATACCACCAGATGCCACACGCGCCACCGGCAGGGTCGCGGAACGACCAGGATGAGGGGGACTCTCCCGCGAGCCGTTTCTCCATCGCCCCACCAAGAGAGAATGGGCGTGTATCGGCGTCCCTACCAGCTGGGTCACTTCTCCTACGACCCCTTCGTCGCTTTTCCCACCAGACGGACCAGAACGACTCCGGACGACCTGGAGATCTCGCACGGGGAAGCGGGACAACGGGGGACAGGACGGTGGGGAACTGTTCCCGTGTCGCCTCTAGAGAGTCCCCTACTTTGCCGTTCGTGTCGTCCGCGCACACTGTCCTTCGCTGCCTGCTGCGATCCACGCCTTCCACCAGTTCCCATTGGCTCGATCTGTCCCCAGAGTTCTGGTGACACACGCCCCGTCGTTCTCCAGCATCAGCCGCGGCGCAGAAGATCGTTCCTGGACCCGTATGCCGCTCTCCTGGCCACGAGAACGCGGCGGAAAACGGTCCGCGCGATGGTGTCCTTAGGTGCGTCCGTCCGAGGATTGATCGGTTCGCCTCGGTTGGGCGTGTACGCGCTATCGCGTCGCTGAAGCGAACGAACGCGACGGACATATAGATCCGTAGACCCAGCGAGCACATCTTTCGATTCCGCGTAGATACATTATTACGTAACCGTGTTAGTCTGCGCCGAAACGTCGGGACATTGCACTCGAAGGGAAGCTGCCAACATCCCCTCGCGCAATTTCAAGTCACTGATTATTGCTTTTTACGGTTACCGACCTTACGATTAAGTCTCGAGCCGCGCGTaggttgaaataaattttccacgctaattgttaatttttttttttttttttattataatatacaaaaagaTCTATGGGTAGATACAGCGATATATTCtctaatacattttttattctgatTTTGTGTGAATtgacaataaaaatacgaagGTAATAGGAGTGACGCTGCGATCGATAGACACGCGGTCGACCTGCACGCTCGTATATTCTTCGTGCCGCTTCGTCCAGAACAAGCAGCGTCTACCTAAACTGCCGGACAGCTGGGAAGCGCGGCCCGATTGCGTAACGGAGACTATATTCGCCCGGTCGTAAAATGTAATCGCTTCcgagcgcgcgcggctcgACCGAGCTGTGTTGAGGCATGCATTATCTCGTGACGACTGATAGCAGCGGAGTCGTACGGATGTCGCGAGTTGAGATTTTTAGATCCCGATATGTCCATCGATGATCCAATCCGGGACGTATCTCGTGTCCGAGCGTGATAGCCATTTCCTGCACAAGATGTGTCAAAACAAGTCCTGCTATCGGTCGCGAATGAATTCGTCTTATCGAACGCCGGCTCTCAATGTGTGCGTATCCGATATCTGCCGTTCGGTACTTGCTGTTTCATTGTCGTTATTGATTTTCCTCAACTTAGGAAAAATTTGTACGCGCCGATCTAAAAACGCATCTTTATATCTCTCATGGCATTTCGTCTCTCAAGTATTCACCTAACAACTGTTCTCGTAAAACTTACTCCGAAACttatgaatatataaataatatcgatgCAGTCTGTTACGTTTCAACCACGAAGTTAAACTTCCATCAAATGTCTTCCTTATTACAAGTCTGAATCAGAACAGAACTCGAATTGATATTACCGGTACGGAAATTCCGATTCGCtcgatataattaaacatGCGCTCTGGACCAGTCGCTTAGGCTGATCTTTATCGCGGATATTCCTTCGATaacgcgcgcgcccgcgcacGCTCCGGTCCGCTCGTAGGAAAGGTCGCGAGGCGAGCAAAAGCGAAGGCAATGACGGCTTTGTCTCGTTACTGCCGGGTAGATTGCGGGAAGGGAGAACGAGGAGTCCGGCGAGGATGATCCGAACGCGGCCCGAGCCGAAGATGGAGGCACGATAACGACGACGGAAATTGAATTCTCTCACCAGTCATCCCGCTGTGAAGAGAGTGCATGCACACACGCATCGATTCGCCCCGCGAAGTCGTATAAGCCGAGTATCGACGGGCTGCGGCGCGCCGGGAGGAAGGAGAGGAAAGGGGAGAGAAAAGGGCGGCAGCGGGCGAAAAAGACGAACGGAGAGAAGGAGACAAAGCGAGAGGGTACCCTCGACTCTGTCTTTCTTGCTCCTTTTGTCTCGGCAGCGCGGTATATACGGATGGGTGCACGTAGGCTACCTCGAAAAGCGAAGCCCGCAACGGCTGTTCTGCGCAATACCCGCGGCGTCGTCGTTTTACCTGCCACGCGAGACAAAACACGGGTAGGCgcctgcaaaataaaaaaaaaacctcgttTCCCGCGGAGGAAATCTCTATCCGCGTGACGGTTATACGAGCTAAGAAATCACCGCGCGAGCACCGGAGATGAATGCTAAACGCAGATGAACATCCGTGGAATGCCTCGCCATAAATCTTCGACATCGTCAGCGACGGCTGACGATGGAGGACTCGCTTGACAATCTCCGATAACAGGCTCTTTCCTTTTTTGACTGCAGTTCGAGGACTGTAGCGAAATTTTTAagtctttaaaatattctcaaaaataatatttgtataatgcaaggattgaaaaataatctcgCCTTTTGTCGTCCACCCTTCGTTGTCGTGAAATTTAAGCGACGTTCGCGCGCGGCTTCTTTGATTGTAATTGAGTAACGCGACCACTTCTAAGTACTATTTATTGCAAACGCGAACGCGTGTTTTATTGTCTCCGCAGCGGTCCCGCAGCGCAACCGCCGACGAATCGGTTGGTAAAATCGTACCTAGAAGCGTGTCCAATCGACATTACGATAATTTATGGCTTAAATAAATGCCCGATCGGTGTACGAGCATGTACAGGTATCAATTTACATGACGCAACGGATATGTAACCTGATATATCGTACGGTGGCGGGGTACAGGCGGACCCGCGATCCGACGGTTCTCATTGTAGGATACTGGGAAGAGGGAGGAGAGACACAAaatagagaagaaaaaaaaaaaaaaaaaaaaaaaatacagaaaagaaaaaagttgcTCTCACGCAGGAAAAATGCGTGGTGTCTGGACTCGGTGGTCAAGAAATTTGTCGGTCGGTGCTTGAGCAATTAAACGCAAAGTACTATAGATACAAATGAGTCACGCTCCGTTGACGCTGCAGCGAAACGCGAGACTTGCGGATAATCAAATTTGTAAACGCAATTTTGCATCGATTTCTGTCTCGCGCTCGATGATGAACCCTGTTATCTAAACCAGCCGTCTCGATTTTACGGGATTCGGATACCATGTTTAATTGAATGAAATGTATTTTCGGGATCAACGGTCGGAACCGATTTTTACCTTGTTTTGTGTACTATTAACATGTATCGTTATCGACCTCGCATGCATGTAGCATCATCGCCGTTATGTGTATAATTACAATGATTTCCCCGCGTCTCTAATCTTTCGCGATCGTCCCGCCGATCGATTTATCCGAAACATCTCATAACAAGTTTGCGCGGAGAGAGCAACGAATTTTTAAAGTCAGTGTCGATTTTCTTTCGCAACATCTGGCGCAATGTATCAGCCGCCTGACCGTGTGCGAActtaagaaagagagaggtctatttttatttatcccaTATGCCTCGATCTCAAGATTCAGTTGTCTGGAACCGAACTTGTTAGACTCAAGGCATGATAAAGTGCGATTCCACCGGAGCAAGCGGAAGACCCCGGCTGCCTTACAAAAGGTGAACCCACTTCGTGGATGTGTGTTGATTGCCGCTGCCggcgctgccgccgccgccgccgtcgtcggcgtcgtcggcgtcgtcggcgtcggcgtcggcgtcagcggcggcggcgttgGCGGTGGAGTTGTTCGCAGAAGGCGGGAGGCGGCCAGAGTATTCCGCAGGTAGAGATATATTGAAGGCCTTCTCGGCCGTGCTCGGGTAGATTCGTGCGATCCCGTCGACTGGTGGTGGccgccgcgcgccgcgcaCCTCTACCAAGAGTTTCACGCTGCGTGGAACGAAACTCGTACGTACGCGATCAGCTCGACCGAGGCCGCCGGCCTTCCTCTGCGTATCGGGCCCCGCTGCGTGCTTCGCGCCGACCGACAGCCTCTCTCGTCTCCCTCGTGATAATACCGGTTACGGCTACTTGTGATAGACGACGACAACAACGACAACGACTGGACGACCGCTGGTGCCCTATACGCGTCCTGCGTGCGAGCTGACGGTAAGCGCGCGCGTACCAGCTCGCACACGCGTCAGCCAAGACCGTCCCGGTCCGGTACTCGACGCGGTTCCGCGCGGGAGGCTCGCGACGCGTTCTCGCGGCAGTGTACCGTGAAGAGTTCTCGCGgctgcgacgacgacgacggcggcggtagCGGCAAGAAAACGCGCCAATCGCGCGTCCGGTGTTCGCGTGGTGCTTCACGCTCGGCGGTTTGTCGCAGAACAGGAGAGGGAGGACGGAGGACGCGGGGTAGGAGGCGCAGGGGGAGAGGAGGAAGTGgtggaggaggaagaggaggtgGTGGGCAAGCGAGGGTGGCAGCaacgggggagagagaaagagagagaaagaggagtgACGCGGGTGACCGCACGAGAAGTCGGCGAAGTGACACTTGTTCCCGTTTCCCTCTGCTGAGAGGGATCAGaaattctcgtttttttttttcttttacgtgcGCTTCCTTCTTTCACCCCTTCTCTCGTCGCGCTATCGCTTTGTGATTCGGCACGAGTTCGGTGAACGCAATATTCGGAAAGGCCAGGTAACGATCCGGCTCGTTAGGGAAAATCGAAGTCGTAGGCGGGGCCTAAGGTCGGTGGACACGTAACGCGGAAACTGTCACGCCGCCCTTACTCTcccttcgttctctctctcctccctccACACGACCGAAATCCAGCGGCGGACGACCCACGGCTTCTCGACCGTGGGGTGTCGTCTGCGCACGGACGACTCCTATTTCGTGAGGCttgcacgcgtgtgcgtgtgcgtacgtgcgtgcgcgtgaGGAGGATTTCCACGCGGAATTGCACCGGTGAAACGCCACGATGCAGAACTAGGACGATCACGAATGCCTTCGGCGGATTATACGTCAGCTATGCATTTGCAGCGCGCACCGGATGCGCTTTTCGCGCTAAGCGCGACGCTCTGATGGAATTCACGCGTCCACGTATTGTGCGACATTCTCGCAAAACGATCTTATCCTTCGTTGTTCCCCTTTGACTCGCGACTAGGCCAAACCGCATTGACGTAACTCTCGCGATCGAATAATGTGCACCCGATCCCACTCGTCCTCGACAGTGCTTTCCGTTTCGCTCAGTTTGCGCATTTTTGCAGCCGATCAGCAATCGAGCGTACCACCAATTCGCAGGACAATGACGCCAACGCGGTCAAACGAGGTACGCCGTCGCGACGTCGAGTCGGCGTGAGCCATCCGAGAAATGCAGCAAACGAGCGTAGGTGCTTGCGACGAGGACTCCGGCACGAAGAGTCCCACGGCAAGATCGCCGGTCGGTTTTGTGATTAAGAGTGAGCCCGACGCGGACCGGAACGACGGCGTTAGGGTCAAAATCGAGATGCCCGAGCCCACAGGGGCCGGCGTCGAGGTCAAAGGTGAACCCCGGGAAGATTATCAGCGGCACCGGGCGAGCAACGACGGCTATCACTACGGCGACAAGAAGCCAGGATACGCTCTGGACGCTTCCGGACAGCCGCCACCGTCGCTACCACCTTCCCATCATCAAGGATACCGTCCCGTGGGGCTACCGAACTCGTTTGGCTTTCCACATTTTTACGGGCATCATCCGGCCATGATGGCGTCATTCCCGGCCGGACGTCCGTCACCGGACGGACCGATGGGCAAGATCGGCGATGGTCACGAGCAAATAACGCCGTCGCACGTCGAACGGCACGCGGCCTATGGTAGAATGCCACCGATTCCCAACGACGGTTTCCTACACGAGTCCCATCACCACCGCTTCGACGCTGGCGACTTCCAGCACGGCATGCCGTACCCGGGCTTCCGGCCCGCTATACGCTCGTACGGCAATCATCAGAACAATACCGCCTACGGCAGAAGCGGCCACTATCATCCGGCCAGACAACGCAAATGGAGCAGCTCAGCGTTCCGCGGACTTCATCCACCGATGCCGGTAAGGTTTTAAGAATGCTTCTTTTCTATCTGTTTTTCTCGTAGAgcaaattttcgaaattttccTCATTTTCAAACGTCGTTCGATGCGGTTCTTTTATTGCGAAAACGAACACATCCTCTAGTCGTTCAAAGTAATAAAGTTTTGAACTGGATTATCGTGCTATTAtaaggtaataattaaattctttttaacgtTACTAGAATACTTACGTGACGGTATGTAGCAGTCTATACTAAATAATACGAcgcactttttttatttttactcatTATACGCGCTTTTTTTACTTATACAGTAATTAGTATAAATCATTCTTAAGAGGTCGTTCTTGTCTCTCGAGAGTCATGCTAGAGATTGTCAgatcgttctctctctcgtgtgTAATAATCTGCAGTCCCGCATCGTCGTTTGAAAACTCCCTTGAAATCGCATTGCGCATTCTTTTCGAGATTGCGAAATGAGAAATCGCGCTCTGATCGATGCGTTTTAGTTATGTGTATTTCATATTGGATTACGCGATTACACGGAACGATATGGCACTTAGCGCGGGAACAATACCTCCGTGACGAAAGCGAGAATATCGCGCCCGCCGCGATCACACGATCTTATTGAGCCCCGATAAAATCGGTAATCGGAGAATGGCTGATGGTATCGCGTATCGATATCGGCGACGTAGGCGGCaggaagaattttttatttccctcgcGTACGAATCATCGCCGAGAGGCGCGTGAAATTTCCAAACACGCAACCGGCACGTTGCATCTCCCGTATATCGTGCAAGCGACGCATTACCGTGCGACGATCGTAAATCGTCAAAATTTCTTAATCCACCCTACATTATAGACGAGGTCACAATTCACGTATTATACAgatgcgaaaaattaaatacataattgaTAATactttacttaaaatatacgttttaGCGAACCAGATAATATTTATAGGTTGTTAGATATTTAAAGATACATCAAGGGAAAAATGGGAACGCAGAGCTttgagaatttaaatttaggctgcaaaaaaaaaaaaaaatttgatgagGTAACAACGAAGGAAGAAGGTGGAATGTGCGACGGAGACTGCGGAGTACTCGGGTAGACGTGAGATGAGAGAGCGGCTTTTTGCCGGGCGTAAATTGTCCTCAGACCGCGTGAATGTAATGAAACGTGACGCGCGGAATTCCGCGCGACCGTCTCCGCTGTCGCTCTGCGATTTAATTCATCGGCATAACGCGCCCGCTCGTCTCTTTCTCGTAccgttcctctttctttctctctctatttatCTCCGCCGGTGGCATGACGGAACGCGTTTTATCGTCACGTtatgccgcgcgcgcgccgatCGTTTTGTCGCCGGCAATTACGGGACACGAAGTGGGCGGCACATAGCGTGTCGCACGCGTGTCGGGTCTTTGATGCGCGGATCGCGCAATCCCGGTCCCGGGGGCCCCCCCTCTGGCGTTGTCGTGCGGGTGTCGCCCGACGAAGTCACGAGACTGTGACATGACACGCCGATGTCACACCGTCTGAGCACGGGGCTTCCATCAGATTAGAGAGCGGTTAGCGTCGGCCGTTTAGCGttgcgcgtttttttttctcgccgcgccgtcgccgccgcgggaACTCCGCGTTTAATCGACAATCgtcactttaattaaataaatgcatgCTGGCACTCAGGGATTGCGGAATTAAACTTGAGCTcgtttttattgatttttttattaatattattttttttttaaagaaaaaatgtcTTACTTTCTCGTTgcagcaaatttaattttccctaTGAATTTTACATAAACTGAAATGACTAGAATAACTTCAAccgtttcaattaaatattatataagaaGACAATATTTTTAGACACTTAAAAGGCATCTGGAAAAAGGACAAATGggtagaataaaatattctgtgAAATCAAATCAATCTCGTAACGTAATTACCCAATACATTACATTTACTGgctttaaattgaatttatggTTATCTATATTAACAAGCCAGTCATAttgaattgttaattttattcgcttaTGTCATGTTACTTTTATTCTGCtatattatatacttttttatcaTATACGCCTTTTATGTGTGATTATACGACATGAtcggttaataaattaagaatataaCATCTTTTTATGGCCACAAGATACCGACGACATTATCGGTGTGTGGAGGGGATTGACGCtccctcgctcgctcgcttccCCGCTTGCTTTCGGAAGGctcgtctcgcgcgcgtcgGAGGTCGAGGATGAACGCGCATAAATACATACAGCCGTCGGATTTGCATAGGTCGAACACGAGGCTGAACTCCCCGGCGCTTTTACGGCACGGGTTATCCCGCGGCGCGCTCGCGGTAGCGTGTCGCCTAGGAAATTGATACCCGTCACCGGTTCGCGCTGACGTAAGTGCAATGTGTTCGGCAAGACGCGCGATTAGGCCCCTTTCCGCAACGCCGTCACTCTCCGAAACGGTCGAACACTGCCGTAGCGATGAAACGCATCGTTCGCCCACCGGGTCGTAATACCGCAGATAAGTCCTCGCCcaaagggggagagagacTACCGTAATTTTCGCTTATTCGTGGCGCAAACCGTTTCAAGGTATCGAGTGTAACGTTGAGATTTTCTCCGGGCTGCCACGTATTACGCTACACTGCTCAATACTGAGATTTGGTACACCTATTGAGACAAGAGAAGGTACGCTTTGCGGAAGTTATTCAGATTTTCTAACGTGTTTGTAAATTGCACGAGACTTTTAAGaaatatcttaaatttaatttcagctaTTGAAGGCTTTATTGAAACGAACGATTAGATTAGATCGGGAACTGTTAACTCTCGTAATTTAAACGTGGGCGTTCTATTAGCGACTGCGTTCTTGCTTAGCGAGTCTCCACGTGGATTTCAGAAATCATAAATTTGTTATTCAGTCATTTGCGGTACAACGTTCTAATGGCGGCAATTACCCGCAcgaccgtcgtcgtcgccgtcgttatTGTTTACGGGGAGGTCGTGCGCGTGTCCGTATATGTTATACCACGTGTAATGTAATATATGCACAGTACGCCTGTATATTACACGCGTTAAGCGCATAGACACATGCAGTCGGCTTTCTTCCAGGCCGCTCGTTAATGAAGCGGTGTTCGGTTCGCGTTTTTCTCGTTGGATTATCCTTACTTCGTTATTATACAAGACGCAGCCTCCGGGGCCTGGAAATTTCGAGCCCTCGCCATACGACGCAACGCGAATAATGTCACTTC from Cardiocondyla obscurior isolate alpha-2009 linkage group LG04, Cobs3.1, whole genome shotgun sequence encodes:
- the LOC139101475 gene encoding uncharacterized protein, whose protein sequence is MQQTSVGACDEDSGTKSPTARSPVGFVIKSEPDADRNDGVRVKIEMPEPTGAGVEVKGEPREDYQRHRASNDGYHYGDKKPGYALDASGQPPPSLPPSHHQGYRPVGLPNSFGFPHFYGHHPAMMASFPAGRPSPDGPMGKIGDGHEQITPSHVERHAAYGRMPPIPNDGFLHESHHHRFDAGDFQHGMPYPGFRPAIRSYGNHQNNTAYGRSGHYHPARQRKWSSSAFRGLHPPMPWPTWFFRPDLSLGTQLATSHVPNSSNVPTSSPLPSRAHLDAAKGPELPSNSNKVHGQTPTICTSIRCTVNGCSCDSFTPGKRHLRYCENCHHGWVPHGKSKHILK